In the Endozoicomonas sp. SCSIO W0465 genome, CGGCACTCTTCTGTATGACTATGCCTTTGCCAATATGCTGTCGCTGGCTGCTGGCCTGTTGCTGACTGGTTATTTCAATATTTATTGTCTGCAATACCTGTTTCGATGTTTCTCTGGTAAATACCTCTGGTTGCGATCCCTGGCCTCGACGGCATTTGGCACCGCGTTCTTCCTCTCGGCGGCCGGGCTTATTCGTTTCGGACTGTTTGTTTACAATACGCCTGGTGGACGTCAATGGTTTATTTCGGAGCTATTGGGTATATTGCCATTCATTGTTCTGTCTACGGTATTGGTGTTGCTTTCGGTTCGTTTTATCTGGCGTACGCGCAATACTCGTGTTTCCGGGCCTCAGTCGTTATAGGGTGAGACATGGCCGAAATCACTCGGGGTACTCCCCCGAACTCTCGGAATCGGCCATCGTAACCGTGACAAGGCATGGAGTAGGTATGCTGGCGAAGAGTGATCCGTAGGGTATCAGCGTCATTACGCGAACAGGCATCCCTCAATGGCAGTACGGAGTGACTGACTTTAACGCCTTCATGCTGGCCCTGATCCTGAAAACAGCGCCATCCTGGCAATACAAGCTGTTGCTGGTTTGCACCCATGTAGCAGAGGCATTTCCCCAGTGGGAGCCGGAGTCATTGGGCTAACACGATTAACAGAGCCAAAGGGCAACAGAAGCCTATGGATGACGCATTATTTACTTTTCTTGCCGATCACGACCTTGATGACCTGCCGGACGGAGCATGGCAACAGATGATTGAGGATGCCGTGGAGGAATGGAACCGGTTATTCAAGACCAAATACGACCCTTATGATACCTGGCTGGCTTATGTTGAGCGAAAGGTCGAATTGCAGAATGAGACAGTAGAATGACAATGAATAGTTACTACTTCACCTTTGGTGATGGTCAGCCTCACCATCCCGGTTATGTGCAGGTTATCGCGCCGGACAGGATAACCGCCCGTCATCTGATGGTGGAGGAGTATGGTCGCAAATGGGCTGGCCAGTATGAGGCACTGGAAGACGTACACACCAATGACCGCATCAAGATTAACGAGATTGTCTATTCAGTAACGGCCGGTGATACCCAGCGCTGGCCCTGTGACATCTGCAAGACCTGGCGACTGGACAGCAAGGTGGATGTTATGCAGGAAATGCTGACCATTGGCCACCATGATATGACCTTTAATGTGAAATACTGCGCCGATAATCTGGACTGTCGTGAAGGCGTCAAGGGTTATATGAACCGGCTGACAGAGAAAGTGCTGGGAGCTGTTCGTGAAGTCTCCTGATCGGCTTTGTGCAAAGCATAATGAAGTCTATACCGATGGGGTGAACAATGAAGCCTGAGCAGCGAGCCTTTCTGGATGAACACTACCCCGACCACCATCTGAAATTCGACAGCAACAAGGGCGTGTGGGTAGTGGAAGCGTATGGGATGCGACATCCTTTTAAGTGCGGAGACTACAAAGGGGCTGTTAACGCCAAGGCAGCGGCCATTGCTTTTCGTGACAGCCTGCCAAACAATGCGTTCACATGGTCAAGGTCGTACTCTACTCAGGTTCAGTCAAAGGTACAGGGCGTGTTTCGGTGTAAGGGCAAAGGACAGTCGAATGCGTGGCGGGCGCAGGTGAGCTCCATTGATGAAAATGGCAAGCGGGTTATCAAGGCCAAAAACTTTTCCATTGCCAAATACGGGGATCAGGAAGCCTATGACCTGGCGGTCATCTGGCGTGACAAACTGCTGAGAGAGAAGGAAGCCGAAGAGTTTGCGGCAGCGGAGCATGGCAGGGTGAAAGAAACTAATCCATCGACTGCCGGACGGATGCGGTAAGGTGATGATGTTGTTCAAAAACTGGTAAATGATGCAGGGTTGCATCACCAGTGCCAATGGTCGCGTTTGACCAGTACGTCGGCTGCTCATCCCACTACGGTATGCAGGACAACTATCTTGAAAACTCCGGTTTCCTCTTTTGTCGTTGAAACTGCAACCTTCAGGCAGTGCCAGTTCAAGACCTTTCAATAAGTACTCAGTGTCATGGTATAGCGGATGGTTTTTATCAGAAGCCGAAGCAAAAGCATTAATTGGCGACCAGAGCAAGCTTACAATGCGGTCTATGTTTCAGGTACCAATGCAGGCGTTGCGGTCAACGTCAAAAGAACCGGAAGCAGTAGCAATAATCCGGCTCCCGATATTCTCGAAGACTGACTAACGGAAACGCAGGTGAATACCGAATGAGGCAGAAATGAACTCGCTATATATGGAAACCGGAGTATCACCACCATCGAGCTACCACTGACGGACACCAATATTGCACTCGGGTTAATTGAGCCGGGCATGCTGGTGGAAGTACAGGGTACGCTTTTAGGAGAGAGCGGAAACTGGCAAGCCCTCTGTCTGGCTACAAATATCACGGCTGAACGAAGCAGAGTCATCCAAGGCGTCCAGCTGGAAAGACACTATTAGGCACCTACACACCAATGGCTGAGTATCTTGCGTTGACGATTGAATACAAGTGCCCATAGCGATTAGGATACTACTCTGTATAATGGCGGAACGTTAAAAGTGTGATTTATTTTTTATGCAAAGATTTGATGTTCCGGGTGTAATAGCTCGCCATATCCTTCATAAGTGATAACAAGCTTCTAGCTCCACCGCACGCCTTGTTTAAAAACAGGGCAAGGCACTTTGATTATTAAATTACAGGATATGACTATGTCTACTGCTACCGGTACAGTTAAGTGGTTCAATGACGAGAAAGGTTTTGGCTTCATCGCCCAGGAAAACGGAGGACCAGACGTGTTTGCTCATTTCCGTCAAATCATAGGCGATGGTTTCAAAACACTGAGAGAAGGCCAGCGTGTTGAATTCAAAGTGACTCAAGGCCAGAAAGGCCCACAGGGTGAAGATATTCGACCACTGTAATGGTCGAGACTACAACACTGTAGTTTCCAACCTCGCATAAAACGAGGTTCAGGAGGGCTATACTTTCGGGTATTGCCCTTTTTTGTGGTTTCCAGAAAAGCAAAAGGGATGATGAGCTATGGAAACGATCAATATCTGGCAGCAGTTTACAGCACTTATACCGGAAGGTTTACGAGTAGTCGCTACCATTACCGCAAACAATGGTTACGGTAAAAACCAGGCAGAATTAAGGGTCGGCACCACCATTATCGTGAAAGGCGAGTCCATTCCTATAGGACAAGAGACGTTTATTCAGCATAATGAGATTAAGGTAACTGCGCCTACGTTGGCGCAGTTCGAGGCAAACGTATAAACTCCATCGCAACCTGATTGACGTTATTTAGAATGATACGTATGCCTGAAATGTCCGCCGATATGCTGCGCCATGCAGCGATGAACCTCTTGGCTCAACGAGAATTTTCCCGTAAGGAGCTTTTCCGAAAACTGGGTCATCTTTCTCAAGATAGTGAACTGATTGATGATGTACTGAACCAGCTTGAAAGCGATCGTTTGCTCAGTGATGACCGCTTTGTGGAAGGTTTCATTCGCTCGCGTATCCAGAAAGGGCATGGACCCATGCGGATCTCTCAGGATCTTCGTCAAAAAGGTGTCGACAGTGAAGAGATTAGCCTTGCACTTGAAGCCGCTGAGGCTGACTGGTATGAACTGGCAGAAGCCTCCAGGATAAAGAAATTTGGTGAAGCAGCACCTTCTGACCAGAAAGAAAAAGCTCGGCAAATTCGGTTTTTGCAATACAGAGGCTTTCCTGCCGATGTCGTTATGGCACTTTTTTAAACGGATTCACCAACCTTGCCATTTTCTTTTTTCAAGCCAGAGTAAGGCAGAGCTTATGGTTGAACTCTGGTTGGGTCGGATTTTGTAAACATACCACTCATCTTCTCTGAACAGGTAAAGGCATGTGCCACCAAATGACGAGCCATCAAGGCTTTCGGCAGAAAACCGAACCAGTATGGCTAATTCGTCATCGCTGATTTCCACAATGACCGGATGGCGGCGATACGCATACCAGTCGGAGGGCTCGGCAATGACATCCACAAGGAGACCGAAGTAGTAATACAGTGCCTCTTGAACGCTGCATACTTCGCCCGTTTCACGGTAGCGAAATTCATTGTTATCCCGATCGATCTCTCTGTGGTTTTTAAAATTTAACTTCAGATCTTCCCGCAATTTGGCGTCCAGCGCACCCAACCCGTAAAAAATTTCGGCTCCCTGCTGAGTGAGGGTTCTGCTGATCGTCACTGGCTTGCCCTGTTTGATGGTGTACCAACGATGGCCTCTTCCGGACTCAAGCAATAATACACCCGATGGATCGCTTAATGGCGTAATTCTTGCCACTACCTCCTTTTCCATCCTCACAAGATAATCAGGCGTTCTTTCAAGATAAAAACGCCCCCGGGCAAACCGCATGGCATGGTGCAGTTCCATTAAAACCATGGACTTTTGGATGGCGCTGGTCAGTCCTTTGAGAATAGGGGCTGCCTGCTCTTGCGAGAGTTTATGGACTGACGGTCTTCGTGAACGTTCTGGCTCTGGCCATTGATTCCAGCTCATAAACCTGACTTCATTATTGGGTTACCGGTTAGTAACCATAGTCTTGAAATGGCTTCGAAACCATGTCAAAGAAAA is a window encoding:
- a CDS encoding cold-shock protein, which translates into the protein MSTATGTVKWFNDEKGFGFIAQENGGPDVFAHFRQIIGDGFKTLREGQRVEFKVTQGQKGPQGEDIRPL
- a CDS encoding AP2 domain-containing protein; this translates as MKPEQRAFLDEHYPDHHLKFDSNKGVWVVEAYGMRHPFKCGDYKGAVNAKAAAIAFRDSLPNNAFTWSRSYSTQVQSKVQGVFRCKGKGQSNAWRAQVSSIDENGKRVIKAKNFSIAKYGDQEAYDLAVIWRDKLLREKEAEEFAAAEHGRVKETNPSTAGRMR
- a CDS encoding regulatory protein RecX, whose amino-acid sequence is MLRHAAMNLLAQREFSRKELFRKLGHLSQDSELIDDVLNQLESDRLLSDDRFVEGFIRSRIQKGHGPMRISQDLRQKGVDSEEISLALEAAEADWYELAEASRIKKFGEAAPSDQKEKARQIRFLQYRGFPADVVMALF